One genomic region from Ornithinicoccus hortensis encodes:
- a CDS encoding winged helix-turn-helix domain-containing protein, with the protein MTQVVPFLMGAESTGAPSVATSDLLVLVAETVEQRTRLMARLGALGPVLVVSSAEEAQRILAGTAAPAERVAGQAPAGHGAEVPDRASGSGARERPRPTPPVALLAAPGLRIVADRQVLTAGTREVQLTPLEFALFSALASDLGRVWSFAALSEQVWGTPHVGDASQVHAVVKRLRRKLNNLPAPIVVEAVRGIGFRAVTRRHISAVGPKPGS; encoded by the coding sequence ATGACCCAGGTTGTTCCGTTCCTGATGGGAGCGGAGAGTACTGGTGCCCCATCCGTCGCGACCTCAGACCTGTTGGTCCTGGTCGCGGAGACGGTCGAGCAGCGGACCCGGCTGATGGCCCGCCTCGGTGCCCTGGGGCCGGTCCTCGTGGTGTCCTCCGCGGAGGAGGCGCAACGCATCCTCGCGGGCACGGCCGCACCTGCCGAGCGGGTGGCGGGCCAGGCCCCCGCCGGCCACGGCGCCGAAGTTCCGGACCGCGCGTCCGGTAGCGGAGCGCGGGAGCGTCCCCGCCCGACCCCTCCGGTGGCCCTGTTGGCGGCCCCGGGCCTGCGCATCGTCGCCGACCGTCAGGTGCTGACCGCCGGGACCCGCGAGGTGCAACTTACGCCGCTGGAGTTCGCGCTGTTCAGTGCGCTCGCCAGTGACCTGGGTCGGGTCTGGTCCTTCGCCGCCCTCTCCGAGCAGGTCTGGGGGACCCCGCACGTCGGTGACGCCTCCCAGGTCCACGCGGTCGTGAAGCGGCTGCGGCGCAAGCTCAACAACCTGCCGGCCCCGATCGTCGTCGAGGCGGTCCGGGGCATCGGCTTCCGGGCCGTGACCCGGCGGCACATCTCCGCGGTAGGCCCGAAGCCAGGGTCCTGA
- the disA gene encoding DNA integrity scanning diadenylate cyclase DisA, whose amino-acid sequence MHPRTEPSVDRRDEDLLRTTLAAVAPGTELRDGLERILRGRTGALIVLGYDRTMESLCTGGFELGVEFSSTGLRELAKMDGAIVLDRDGTKIMRAATQLVPDPTIETRESGTRHRTAERVAKQTGHPVVSVSQSMAIVAVYVGNLRHVLEDSSQILSRANQALQTLERYKSRLDEVSGTLSALEIEDLVTIRDVTAVLQRLEMVRRISDEIEQYALELGTDGRLMSLQLEELTGGLGNDRELVVRDYIDSAKHPRSVESVLDCLSKLSSTDLLDLTSVARCLGFVVVGDALDSSVVPRGFRLLSRIPRLPGVIVDRLIEEFGSLQDLLSAGVEELQVVDGVGDSRARAVREGLSRLAESSILERYV is encoded by the coding sequence ATGCACCCCAGGACGGAGCCCTCGGTGGACCGCCGCGACGAAGACCTCTTGCGCACCACGCTGGCCGCGGTGGCCCCCGGCACCGAACTGCGCGACGGCCTGGAGCGCATCCTGCGTGGCCGGACCGGGGCGCTGATCGTGCTCGGCTACGACCGCACCATGGAGTCGCTGTGCACCGGCGGGTTCGAGCTGGGCGTCGAGTTCTCCAGCACCGGCCTGCGCGAGCTGGCCAAGATGGACGGCGCGATCGTGCTGGACCGGGACGGGACCAAGATCATGCGGGCGGCCACCCAGCTGGTGCCCGACCCCACCATCGAGACCCGGGAGAGCGGCACCCGGCACCGCACCGCCGAGCGGGTGGCCAAGCAGACCGGGCACCCCGTGGTGTCGGTCAGCCAGTCGATGGCCATCGTGGCCGTCTACGTCGGCAACCTGCGGCACGTCCTGGAGGACTCCAGCCAGATCCTGTCCCGGGCCAACCAGGCGCTGCAGACGCTGGAGCGCTACAAGTCCCGCCTCGACGAGGTGAGCGGCACGTTGTCCGCCCTGGAGATCGAGGACCTGGTCACGATCCGGGACGTCACCGCGGTGCTGCAACGCCTGGAGATGGTGCGCCGGATCAGCGACGAGATCGAGCAGTACGCCCTCGAGCTCGGGACCGACGGCCGGTTGATGAGCCTGCAGCTGGAGGAGCTCACCGGGGGGCTCGGCAACGACCGCGAGCTCGTGGTCCGGGACTACATCGACTCGGCCAAGCACCCCCGCTCGGTCGAGTCGGTGCTGGACTGCCTGTCCAAGCTGTCCTCGACGGACCTGCTCGACCTCACCTCGGTCGCCCGCTGCCTGGGCTTCGTCGTGGTCGGCGACGCCCTGGACTCCTCGGTCGTCCCCCGCGGGTTCCGCCTGCTGTCCCGGATCCCGCGGCTGCCCGGGGTCATCGTGGACCGGCTCATCGAGGAGTTCGGCTCGCTGCAGGACCTGCTGTCCGCGGGCGTGGAGGAGCTGCAGGTCGTCGACGGGGTCGGGGACAGCCGGGCCCGCGCGGTCCGGGAGGGGCTGTCCCGCCTGGCCGAGTCCAGCATCCTCGAGCGCTACGTCTGA
- a CDS encoding lipid II:glycine glycyltransferase FemX, whose product MPVSLDPIDDPAEFNRVVAAQPFTSPLQSWGYGEARKVLGQQPMRFLVRRNGSTVGALQLLRKRLVPGLSTLYAPRGPALEDVALLPELAPALRRLAKVTDAYLKVEPPRAIPAASGDVGQAEDVAADQRDVPPAYGAFHRAKTEQPEHTILADLTRPEDELFSGLHKMARRNVRTAQKMGVQAGRDDDFEAFWHIFDQTNTRAQLGAFPRAYYETLFREGNKHGSETYLVLSRHEGQALAGGFFLGLGESTLYLYGGSVRDDRPPAEGQDKRKDAKAPDAFYWNAMLDAKEHGYSVFDFWGIPRVLDESKHSFGVFKMKLKFSTDRYWFPAYDLRLSPVATPVVKALHARRKLLNYRSRGTTDDIL is encoded by the coding sequence GTGCCTGTCTCCCTGGATCCGATCGATGACCCTGCCGAGTTCAACCGCGTGGTCGCCGCCCAGCCGTTCACCAGCCCGTTGCAGAGCTGGGGCTACGGCGAGGCCCGCAAGGTGCTGGGCCAGCAGCCCATGCGCTTCCTGGTGCGCCGCAACGGCTCCACGGTGGGTGCCCTGCAACTCCTGCGCAAGCGGCTCGTCCCCGGCCTTAGCACGCTCTACGCACCCCGCGGGCCCGCCCTGGAGGACGTCGCGCTGCTGCCCGAGCTCGCCCCGGCGCTGCGCCGCCTCGCCAAGGTGACCGATGCCTACCTGAAGGTGGAGCCGCCCAGGGCCATCCCGGCCGCGTCGGGCGACGTGGGCCAGGCCGAGGACGTCGCCGCCGACCAGCGGGACGTGCCCCCGGCATACGGGGCCTTCCACCGGGCCAAGACCGAGCAGCCCGAGCACACCATCCTGGCCGACCTGACCCGTCCCGAGGACGAGCTCTTCTCCGGTCTGCACAAGATGGCCCGCCGCAACGTGCGGACCGCGCAGAAGATGGGGGTGCAGGCCGGTCGCGACGACGACTTCGAGGCGTTCTGGCACATCTTTGACCAGACCAACACCCGGGCCCAGCTCGGCGCGTTCCCGCGGGCCTACTACGAGACGCTGTTCCGCGAGGGCAACAAGCACGGTTCCGAGACCTACCTGGTGCTCTCCCGGCACGAGGGTCAGGCGCTGGCCGGTGGCTTCTTCCTGGGGCTGGGGGAGTCCACCCTCTACCTGTACGGCGGCAGCGTCCGGGACGACCGGCCGCCCGCCGAGGGTCAGGACAAGCGCAAGGACGCCAAGGCCCCCGACGCCTTCTACTGGAACGCCATGCTGGACGCCAAGGAGCACGGCTACTCGGTCTTCGACTTCTGGGGGATCCCCCGGGTGCTGGACGAGTCCAAGCACTCCTTCGGGGTGTTCAAGATGAAGTTGAAGTTCAGCACCGACCGCTACTGGTTCCCCGCCTACGACCTGAGGCTGAGTCCCGTCGCCACCCCCGTCGTCAAGGCGCTGCACGCCCGGCGCAAGCTGCTCAACTACCGCTCCCGCGGGACCACCGACGACATCCTGTGA
- the radA gene encoding DNA repair protein RadA gives MATKTSRTPTLRCTECGWTTIKWVGRCGECQAWGTVAEVGQAPARTASVVPERPAVPIASVDLTLARAASTGVGEFDRVLGGGLVPGAVVLMAGEPGIGKSTLALDVAARAAREGRTVLYVSGEESAAQVRLRAERIGAVADTLYLASETDLGAVLGHLEKLRPSLVVVDSVQTVASVDVEGAAGNVSQVREVASALIQAAKRTDTAAVLIGHVTKDGAIAGPRVLEHLVDVVVQFEGERHSRLRLVRAVKNRFGPTDEVGCFDMGDSGIVGLPDPSGLFLTNRDRAVPGTCVTVTLEGRRPLVAEVQALVTEAHGNPRRTTSGLDSSRLAMVLAVLTRRADVFLGNHDCYASTVGGVRLGEPSADLAVALAVAGARFDRALPQGTIAVGEVGLAGDLRPVTGLPRRLAEAARIGFHRAVVPAGSLTEGRPPSSMTVFEASTLAEAVLGAHAG, from the coding sequence GTGGCTACCAAGACCTCGCGCACCCCGACCCTGCGCTGCACCGAGTGCGGCTGGACGACGATCAAGTGGGTCGGTCGGTGCGGCGAGTGCCAGGCCTGGGGGACCGTCGCCGAGGTCGGTCAGGCCCCGGCCCGCACCGCCTCGGTGGTGCCCGAGCGCCCCGCCGTCCCGATCGCCTCGGTCGACCTGACCCTGGCCCGGGCGGCCTCCACCGGGGTCGGCGAGTTCGACCGCGTGCTGGGCGGGGGTCTTGTGCCCGGCGCGGTCGTGCTGATGGCCGGCGAGCCCGGCATCGGCAAGTCGACCCTGGCGCTCGACGTCGCGGCCCGGGCCGCCCGCGAGGGGCGCACCGTGCTGTACGTCTCGGGAGAGGAGTCGGCGGCCCAGGTGCGGCTGCGCGCGGAGCGGATCGGCGCGGTGGCCGACACCCTCTACCTGGCCTCCGAGACCGACCTCGGCGCGGTGCTCGGCCACCTGGAGAAGCTGCGGCCCTCCCTGGTGGTCGTCGACTCCGTGCAGACCGTGGCCAGCGTCGACGTCGAGGGTGCCGCGGGCAACGTCAGCCAGGTCCGCGAGGTCGCCTCGGCGCTGATCCAGGCGGCCAAGCGCACCGACACCGCGGCCGTGCTGATCGGCCACGTGACCAAGGACGGTGCCATCGCCGGGCCCCGGGTGCTGGAGCACCTGGTCGACGTCGTGGTGCAGTTCGAGGGCGAGCGCCACTCCCGCCTCCGGCTCGTCCGCGCGGTGAAGAACCGGTTCGGCCCCACCGACGAGGTCGGCTGCTTCGACATGGGCGACTCCGGCATCGTCGGCCTGCCCGACCCGTCCGGCCTGTTCCTGACCAACCGGGACCGCGCCGTCCCCGGCACCTGCGTCACCGTCACCCTGGAGGGACGCCGCCCGCTGGTCGCCGAGGTGCAGGCGCTGGTCACCGAGGCCCACGGCAACCCCCGGCGCACCACGAGCGGGCTGGACAGCTCCCGGCTGGCCATGGTGCTCGCCGTGCTGACCCGCCGGGCGGACGTCTTCCTCGGCAACCACGACTGCTACGCCTCGACCGTCGGCGGGGTCCGCCTCGGTGAACCGTCCGCCGACCTCGCCGTCGCCCTCGCGGTCGCCGGGGCCCGCTTCGACCGGGCCCTGCCCCAGGGCACCATCGCGGTCGGCGAGGTGGGCCTGGCCGGCGACCTGCGCCCGGTCACCGGGCTGCCCCGGCGGCTTGCGGAGGCGGCCCGGATCGGGTTCCACCGCGCGGTCGTGCCCGCCGGCTCGCTCACCGAGGGGCGGCCGCCGTCGTCGATGACGGTCTTCGAGGCCAGCACCCTGGCCGAGGCCGTGCTGGGGGCGCACGCGGGCTGA
- a CDS encoding A/G-specific adenine glycosylase yields MPSAVPPRPPAPPAPAELHARVLPWYAEHARTLPWRDPDCSPWGVLVSEVMLQQTPVARVEQVWREWLRRWPTPPDLAAEPAGEAVRAWGRLGYPRRALRLHAAATAITERFDGQVPATPEELRSLPGVGEYTAAAVGAFAFGVRAVVLDTNVRRVLARACGGTGQGAPSLTAAERRLAEGVLPHDPATSATWNVAVMELGALVCTARNPRCADCPLAPVCRWALAGHPAYDGPVRAPQRWQGTDRQCRGLLVDRVRSGTGPVPAADLAPVWPDAAQRDRCLASLLEDGLLEQVPGGYAFPA; encoded by the coding sequence GTGCCCTCCGCAGTCCCCCCGCGCCCACCCGCGCCCCCGGCACCCGCCGAGCTGCACGCCCGGGTGCTGCCCTGGTATGCCGAGCACGCCCGGACCCTGCCGTGGCGCGACCCCGACTGCTCCCCCTGGGGCGTGCTGGTCTCGGAGGTGATGCTGCAGCAGACGCCGGTCGCCCGGGTCGAACAGGTCTGGCGGGAGTGGTTACGCCGCTGGCCGACGCCGCCCGACCTGGCGGCCGAACCCGCCGGGGAGGCGGTCCGTGCCTGGGGCCGGCTCGGCTACCCCCGCCGGGCGCTGCGGCTGCACGCCGCGGCCACCGCCATCACCGAACGCTTCGACGGGCAGGTGCCTGCCACCCCCGAGGAACTGCGCAGCCTGCCAGGTGTCGGTGAGTACACCGCGGCCGCCGTCGGGGCCTTTGCGTTCGGGGTGCGCGCGGTGGTGCTGGACACCAACGTCCGCCGGGTGCTGGCCAGGGCCTGCGGCGGGACCGGCCAGGGAGCACCGTCGCTCACGGCGGCAGAGCGCCGGCTGGCCGAGGGCGTGCTGCCCCACGACCCGGCGACGTCCGCCACCTGGAACGTCGCGGTGATGGAGCTGGGGGCGCTGGTGTGCACCGCCCGCAACCCCCGCTGCGCCGACTGTCCCCTCGCCCCTGTCTGTCGGTGGGCCCTGGCGGGCCATCCGGCATACGACGGCCCGGTGCGCGCCCCGCAACGGTGGCAGGGCACCGACCGGCAGTGCCGGGGGCTCCTGGTCGACCGGGTGCGGTCCGGGACGGGCCCGGTCCCTGCGGCGGACCTGGCACCGGTCTGGCCGGACGCCGCGCAGCGGGACCGGTGCCTGGCCAGCCTGCTGGAGGACGGCCTGCTCGAGCAGGTGCCTGGCGGCTACGCCTTCCCGGCCTGA
- a CDS encoding cell wall-binding repeat-containing protein: MASPGLQTEKAPASIDAQVQEELDAKGSAEFWVHFAERPDLTQFASIADWDARGEAVYQALRDTAEKSQADVRAQLDEQGVSYQHFYISNVIKVDAGDAALVTSLAADKGVDRIIASFEVEQPDDVLDEPQMSPTAVEWGVADINADDVWSEYGVTGEGIVVANIDTGVQYDHPALVSHYRGNNGDGTFDHNYNWLEVQGSSDFPTDYDGHGSHTMGTMIGDDGGENQIGVAPGATWIATSGCCPSDAALLESMEWVLAPTDLNGENADASKRPHIVNNSWGTTLPSNDPFGEEWQEAWNASGIFGVFANGNSGSACNTSGSPGSRAINYSVGNYTSSHVIAPSSSRGAGQDGVIKPNISAPGSNVRSSVPGNGYASYTGTSMAAPHAAGAVALLWSGAPSLVGDIDATRALLNGTAIDTEDLQCGGTAENNNVFGEGRLDVLAAMEEAPTGDTGTLTGTITDASTGDPISGAAVHISGDIERDLTTNDEGKYNALLTAGDYDVDVSAFGYGDDSATATVVAEETTTQDFALEPAEAGTISGTVTDASGHGWPLYAAISIEGTPVQAFSDPETGEYTVEVPAGTTYTLKATAQYPGYTVGSEEVEVTPDAAANATVDFGLTVDSESCTAPGYQHVTEGVSETFDGTEVPDGWTVTDDADSGSVWVFDDPGSRGNLTGGEGGFAIIDSDNAGSGVTQDTSLVSPSIDMSSLSDPVVGFKHDYNAFLGAGESGSVEVSTDGGSTWTTLESYTADTRGEVVLPAPDAAGESDVQVRFHYEASYDYWWQVDDVFLGNRACEPIEGGLVVGNVYDLNTGDGIVGASVTNLDNEDEKGVTAATEADENLDDGYYWLFSGTPGSHAFEAAARNYESKSEDITVVADDVVRGDFELGAGHLMVTPESIDTEVDLGDSATEDLVISNDGTGAVDVVLEEIPGDFELLRADGTRMTRDEIAAAEGAPEIKREVETSFAAAPANGAAGDFEAEATPSDEPWVDLGALPATVMDNRVVSLDGDWYSIGGTDGTASRDTVLKYDNEALAWTEVAPLPAPGQAVSVGAINGQLVVAGGWSDGDPVTSTYIYDPDSDAWTEGAEAPSAVSAAGQAVAGGKLYTVGGCTTADCTPMGTGVAAYDVASDSWTELADYPAPVAFASCGGIGDAIYCTGGNGGAAGTADSYVYDTASDTWSAIADAPVDTWASNYAVANGQLIVNGGVQGASVSNTTFAYDPETDAWEDLPNSNTAVYRGGAACGFAKVGGSSGGFTPTPDAEQLPGYDECGSAGGEVDWLELSQTEFTVPAGEEVTVEVTTNGDVPQPGTYSAAIRVSSNAPGAAPEVPVTMTVNAPLFWGKLQGLVQGETCEGEASPLAGAGVDISPNGDHPGWFLTTTAEGTYATWFDTRVGESDVTATKDGYRPESAAVTVPRGETVTQDFDLLDASCVEEPGPVHPDVVRLSGSDRYGTAAAISGLYDESDTVFVATGRDYPDALASAALAGSVEAPVLLTRPDFVPPQTLTELGRLGPANVIVLGGTSAVSNDVLEAIGDHLPDADISRLRGSDRYETAAAIAQEFDSADVVYVATGRNYPDALAGAARAGALDGPVLLVRPDEVPFATETELNRLNPTDIKVLGGTEAVSEDVVEALGEFGAVERLRGDTRYETAVQISADYETNANVFVASGQNWPDALAGAARAGLVEAPVLLTKPTEIPDSTWAELERLKPGTVYVLGGTTAVSTEVAEELATLE, from the coding sequence ATGGCGTCCCCAGGACTCCAGACCGAGAAGGCGCCGGCCAGTATCGACGCCCAGGTCCAGGAAGAACTGGACGCCAAGGGGAGTGCCGAGTTCTGGGTGCACTTCGCCGAGCGGCCGGACCTGACCCAGTTCGCGTCCATCGCGGACTGGGACGCCCGTGGCGAGGCCGTGTACCAGGCCCTGCGCGACACGGCTGAGAAGAGCCAGGCCGACGTCCGCGCCCAGTTGGACGAGCAGGGGGTGAGCTACCAGCACTTCTACATCTCCAACGTGATCAAGGTCGACGCCGGGGATGCCGCGCTGGTGACCTCGCTGGCCGCCGACAAGGGCGTGGACCGGATCATCGCCAGCTTCGAGGTCGAGCAGCCGGACGACGTGCTCGACGAGCCGCAGATGTCCCCGACGGCCGTGGAGTGGGGTGTCGCCGACATCAACGCCGACGACGTCTGGTCCGAGTACGGCGTGACCGGCGAGGGCATCGTCGTGGCCAACATCGACACGGGTGTGCAGTACGACCACCCGGCACTGGTGTCCCACTACCGGGGCAACAACGGTGACGGCACCTTCGACCACAACTACAACTGGTTGGAGGTGCAGGGCAGCAGCGACTTCCCGACCGACTACGACGGCCACGGGTCCCACACGATGGGCACCATGATCGGCGACGACGGCGGGGAGAACCAGATCGGTGTGGCGCCCGGCGCCACCTGGATCGCCACGAGCGGGTGCTGCCCGAGCGATGCCGCCCTGCTGGAGTCCATGGAGTGGGTGCTGGCACCGACGGACCTCAACGGGGAGAACGCCGACGCCTCGAAGCGGCCGCACATCGTCAACAACTCCTGGGGCACCACGCTTCCCTCGAACGACCCGTTCGGTGAGGAGTGGCAGGAGGCCTGGAACGCGTCGGGCATCTTCGGCGTCTTCGCCAACGGCAACAGCGGCTCGGCCTGCAACACCTCCGGGTCGCCCGGCAGCCGTGCGATCAACTACTCGGTGGGCAACTACACGAGCAGCCACGTGATCGCACCGTCCTCCAGCCGGGGCGCCGGCCAGGACGGGGTCATCAAGCCGAACATCTCGGCACCGGGCTCCAACGTGCGTTCCTCCGTCCCCGGCAACGGCTACGCCTCCTACACCGGGACCTCGATGGCCGCCCCGCACGCCGCGGGCGCGGTCGCGCTGCTCTGGTCGGGTGCGCCCAGCCTGGTCGGCGACATCGACGCGACGCGGGCGCTGCTCAACGGCACCGCGATCGACACCGAGGACCTGCAGTGCGGTGGCACCGCCGAGAACAACAACGTCTTCGGTGAGGGCCGCCTGGACGTGCTGGCCGCGATGGAGGAAGCCCCCACGGGCGACACCGGCACGCTGACCGGCACGATCACCGACGCCTCGACCGGGGACCCGATCTCCGGCGCCGCCGTGCACATCAGCGGCGACATCGAGCGCGACCTGACCACCAACGACGAGGGCAAGTACAACGCCCTGCTCACCGCCGGCGACTACGACGTCGACGTCTCCGCCTTCGGGTACGGGGACGACAGCGCCACCGCCACGGTCGTCGCGGAGGAGACCACGACGCAGGACTTCGCGCTGGAGCCGGCCGAGGCCGGCACGATCTCCGGCACGGTGACCGACGCCTCCGGGCACGGCTGGCCGCTGTACGCCGCGATCTCGATCGAGGGCACGCCGGTCCAGGCGTTCAGCGACCCGGAGACCGGTGAGTACACCGTCGAGGTCCCGGCCGGCACGACCTACACGCTGAAGGCCACCGCTCAGTACCCCGGGTACACGGTGGGCAGCGAGGAGGTCGAGGTCACCCCGGACGCGGCGGCCAACGCCACGGTCGACTTCGGGCTGACGGTGGACTCCGAGAGCTGCACGGCTCCCGGCTACCAGCACGTCACCGAGGGCGTGTCCGAGACCTTCGACGGCACCGAGGTGCCCGACGGCTGGACCGTGACCGACGACGCCGACAGCGGGTCGGTCTGGGTCTTCGACGACCCGGGTTCGCGCGGCAACCTCACCGGTGGTGAGGGCGGCTTCGCGATCATCGACAGCGACAACGCCGGCAGCGGCGTCACGCAGGACACCTCGCTGGTGTCCCCGTCCATCGACATGAGCAGCCTCAGCGACCCGGTCGTCGGCTTCAAGCACGACTACAACGCCTTCCTGGGCGCTGGTGAGTCTGGCTCGGTCGAGGTCAGCACCGACGGCGGGTCCACCTGGACCACGCTGGAGTCCTACACCGCGGACACCCGCGGCGAGGTCGTGCTGCCGGCTCCGGACGCTGCCGGTGAGTCCGATGTGCAGGTCCGGTTCCACTACGAGGCCTCCTACGACTACTGGTGGCAGGTCGACGACGTGTTCCTCGGCAACCGCGCCTGTGAGCCGATCGAGGGTGGTCTGGTCGTCGGCAACGTCTACGACCTGAACACCGGCGACGGCATCGTCGGCGCCTCGGTGACCAACCTGGACAACGAGGACGAGAAGGGCGTCACGGCGGCCACCGAGGCCGACGAGAACCTGGACGACGGTTACTACTGGCTGTTCAGCGGCACGCCGGGCAGCCACGCGTTCGAGGCGGCCGCCCGCAACTACGAGTCGAAGTCGGAGGACATCACCGTCGTCGCCGACGACGTGGTCCGTGGCGACTTCGAGCTCGGGGCCGGTCACCTGATGGTCACCCCGGAGTCGATCGACACCGAGGTGGACCTGGGCGACTCCGCGACCGAGGACCTGGTCATCTCCAACGACGGCACCGGCGCGGTCGATGTCGTCCTGGAGGAGATCCCGGGTGACTTCGAGCTGCTCCGTGCGGACGGAACCCGGATGACCCGGGACGAGATCGCGGCCGCCGAGGGCGCGCCGGAGATCAAGCGTGAGGTCGAGACCTCGTTCGCCGCGGCGCCCGCCAACGGTGCCGCCGGTGACTTCGAGGCTGAGGCCACGCCGTCCGACGAGCCCTGGGTCGACCTGGGCGCCCTGCCGGCCACGGTGATGGACAACCGCGTCGTCTCGCTCGACGGCGACTGGTACTCCATCGGTGGCACCGACGGCACCGCGTCGCGCGACACCGTGCTGAAGTACGACAACGAGGCGCTGGCATGGACCGAGGTGGCTCCGCTGCCCGCTCCGGGTCAGGCTGTCTCGGTGGGTGCGATCAACGGTCAGCTCGTCGTCGCCGGCGGCTGGTCCGACGGTGACCCGGTGACCTCGACGTACATCTACGACCCGGACAGCGATGCCTGGACCGAGGGTGCGGAGGCGCCGTCCGCGGTGTCCGCCGCGGGTCAGGCCGTCGCCGGTGGGAAGCTCTACACCGTCGGTGGGTGCACCACCGCGGACTGCACCCCGATGGGCACCGGCGTGGCGGCATACGACGTCGCGTCCGACAGCTGGACCGAACTGGCGGACTACCCCGCCCCGGTCGCCTTCGCCTCCTGTGGTGGCATCGGCGACGCGATCTACTGCACCGGCGGTAACGGTGGTGCGGCGGGGACCGCGGACAGCTACGTCTACGACACGGCCTCGGACACCTGGAGCGCCATCGCTGACGCTCCGGTCGACACCTGGGCGAGCAATTACGCCGTCGCCAACGGCCAGTTGATCGTCAACGGTGGTGTCCAGGGCGCTTCGGTGAGCAACACCACGTTCGCCTACGACCCGGAGACCGACGCCTGGGAGGACCTGCCGAACTCCAACACGGCGGTCTACCGCGGTGGCGCGGCCTGTGGCTTCGCCAAGGTCGGTGGATCCTCCGGCGGCTTCACCCCGACTCCCGACGCCGAGCAGCTGCCCGGCTACGACGAGTGCGGGTCGGCCGGCGGAGAGGTCGACTGGCTGGAGCTGTCGCAGACCGAGTTCACCGTGCCGGCAGGCGAGGAGGTGACCGTCGAGGTCACCACCAACGGTGACGTCCCGCAGCCGGGTACCTACTCGGCCGCGATCCGGGTGTCCTCCAACGCCCCGGGCGCTGCGCCCGAGGTGCCGGTCACCATGACGGTGAACGCGCCGCTGTTCTGGGGCAAGCTCCAGGGCCTGGTCCAGGGTGAGACCTGCGAGGGCGAGGCCAGCCCGCTGGCCGGAGCCGGCGTGGACATCTCCCCGAACGGCGACCACCCGGGGTGGTTCCTGACCACCACGGCCGAGGGCACCTACGCGACGTGGTTCGACACCCGCGTCGGGGAGTCCGACGTCACGGCCACGAAGGACGGCTACCGTCCGGAGTCGGCCGCGGTGACGGTGCCGCGCGGTGAGACGGTCACGCAGGACTTCGACCTGCTGGACGCCTCCTGCGTCGAGGAGCCGGGCCCGGTCCACCCCGACGTCGTGCGGCTGTCCGGTTCCGACCGGTACGGCACCGCGGCGGCGATCTCGGGCCTGTATGACGAGTCCGACACGGTGTTCGTGGCGACCGGTCGCGACTACCCGGACGCGCTGGCCTCGGCCGCGCTGGCCGGGTCGGTCGAGGCGCCGGTCCTGCTGACCCGTCCGGACTTCGTGCCCCCGCAGACGCTCACCGAGCTGGGTCGCCTCGGCCCGGCGAACGTGATCGTCCTCGGTGGGACGAGCGCCGTCTCGAACGACGTACTCGAGGCGATCGGCGACCACCTGCCGGACGCCGACATCAGCCGCCTGCGCGGCTCTGACCGGTACGAGACCGCTGCGGCGATCGCCCAGGAGTTCGACTCGGCCGACGTCGTGTACGTCGCCACGGGGCGCAACTACCCGGACGCGCTGGCCGGCGCGGCCCGCGCCGGTGCCCTGGACGGGCCGGTCCTGCTGGTCCGCCCGGACGAGGTGCCGTTCGCGACCGAGACGGAGCTGAACCGGTTGAACCCGACCGACATCAAGGTGCTCGGTGGCACCGAGGCCGTGTCCGAGGACGTGGTCGAGGCGCTGGGTGAGTTCGGTGCGGTCGAGCGGCTGCGCGGCGACACCCGGTACGAGACCGCGGTGCAGATCTCGGCGGACTACGAGACGAACGCCAATGTCTTCGTGGCCTCGGGTCAGAACTGGCCGGACGCCCTGGCCGGAGCGGCTCGCGCCGGTCTGGTCGAAGCTCCGGTGCTGCTGACCAAGCCGACCGAGATCCCGGACTCCACCTGGGCCGAGCTCGAGCGGCTCAAGCCGGGCACGGTCTACGTGCTCGGTGGGACGACGGCGGTCTCCACCGAGGTGGCCGAGGAGTTGGCCACCCTGGAGTGA